One window from the genome of Actinomycetota bacterium encodes:
- a CDS encoding Gfo/Idh/MocA family oxidoreductase → MRVGLIGAGRIGTLHAGVLTGVAAVDELVIADSAAGRAKKLAADLDAHHLDDPDEIFDSVDAVVIASSTETHASYLIKTARAGLPTFCEKPISMDLPSTDKAVAAVDESGIMVQVGFMRRFDPGYRAAHELVASGGLGDVMLVQAQTHDFEPPRAEYIAGSGGIFVDMLIHEFDILRFVTGQEVLQVSATGSSHGIPIFAEHADVATAAVTAHLDGGTLAVITGVRTDARGYDVRMELFGTTDSVTVGLDAHTPIRTLDPGLDLPQDPVTVGWLERFGPAYKAEMEAFVDAVVEDQPSPCTVDDARAALAVAEACRRSLVAERPVSVEETS, encoded by the coding sequence TTGCGAGTCGGCTTGATCGGAGCTGGACGCATCGGCACACTGCACGCCGGTGTCTTGACCGGAGTAGCGGCCGTCGACGAACTCGTCATTGCCGACTCTGCTGCCGGCCGGGCCAAGAAGCTGGCAGCCGACCTCGACGCACATCACCTCGACGATCCCGACGAGATATTCGACAGTGTTGATGCGGTGGTGATCGCAAGCTCGACGGAGACGCATGCCTCCTACCTCATCAAGACTGCTCGCGCCGGTCTTCCTACCTTCTGCGAGAAGCCGATCTCCATGGACCTGCCATCGACCGACAAGGCCGTCGCTGCCGTAGATGAGAGCGGGATCATGGTCCAGGTGGGGTTCATGCGCCGTTTCGACCCTGGCTATCGGGCCGCCCACGAATTGGTCGCCTCTGGAGGTCTCGGCGATGTCATGTTGGTTCAGGCGCAGACGCATGACTTCGAGCCACCTCGAGCGGAGTACATCGCGGGGTCGGGCGGCATCTTCGTCGACATGCTCATCCACGAATTCGACATCCTCCGCTTCGTCACGGGGCAAGAAGTTCTCCAAGTCAGTGCAACCGGCAGCAGTCACGGTATCCCGATCTTTGCGGAGCACGCCGATGTGGCGACCGCAGCCGTCACCGCCCATCTCGACGGAGGAACTCTGGCGGTCATTACCGGTGTACGTACCGATGCCCGCGGTTACGACGTTCGCATGGAGCTTTTCGGGACCACCGACAGCGTCACCGTCGGGCTGGACGCCCACACGCCGATCCGGACCCTCGATCCTGGCCTCGACCTTCCCCAAGACCCGGTAACGGTCGGCTGGCTGGAGAGATTCGGCCCTGCCTACAAGGCCGAGATGGAAGCCTTTGTCGACGCCGTGGTGGAAGACCAGCCAAGCCCGTGCACGGTCGATGACGCCCGGGCGGCTCTGGCTGTTGCCGAGGCTTGCCGCCGATCGCTCGTGGCCGAAAGACCAGTCTCGGTCGAGGAGACCTCATGA
- a CDS encoding sugar nucleotide-binding protein: MRLFVTGGTGFVGSNILKVAIERYGASVVTTAHSWQGDGSEPFEVVRVDMTDGPRLRAAVVDARPDAIVHTAILNDFTRIYADRPLAWKSYVDSTRTLVDAANEVNAKMILVSTDWVFDGEQPGASEDTPPNPINLYGVLKVIGETIVTTAAKNGAVARVAGVNGTHWLRDDYKAEQNPGMGHFVGAVVDSLKVGEPFAVWSGPLNMVGTPSLASESAEMIMRIIKKDRRGIFHCTGADSIDRLGLAVATAEAFDLDSSLITAGPADFSATGPAPIPIDTSLDATATGTALAYELPGLDRLLAAFRHEIDRGELMPV, from the coding sequence GTGAGATTGTTCGTTACAGGCGGCACCGGATTCGTCGGCAGCAACATACTGAAAGTTGCCATTGAGCGTTACGGAGCGTCGGTGGTCACTACTGCACACTCCTGGCAGGGCGATGGATCCGAGCCTTTCGAGGTTGTACGTGTGGATATGACCGACGGTCCGAGATTACGCGCTGCGGTCGTGGATGCCAGACCCGATGCAATCGTCCACACCGCGATCCTCAACGACTTCACCCGTATCTACGCAGATCGGCCGCTTGCCTGGAAGAGCTATGTCGATTCGACGCGGACACTCGTCGATGCAGCGAATGAGGTGAACGCCAAGATGATCTTGGTGTCGACCGACTGGGTGTTCGACGGAGAGCAACCGGGAGCCTCCGAAGACACGCCGCCGAATCCGATCAACCTCTACGGTGTCCTCAAGGTCATTGGCGAGACGATCGTGACGACGGCCGCCAAGAACGGCGCCGTGGCGCGAGTAGCCGGTGTCAACGGGACACACTGGTTGCGAGATGACTACAAGGCCGAGCAGAATCCGGGCATGGGGCATTTCGTCGGTGCCGTCGTCGACAGCTTGAAGGTTGGTGAGCCTTTTGCGGTCTGGAGCGGGCCTCTCAACATGGTCGGGACGCCAAGCCTCGCCAGTGAAAGCGCCGAGATGATCATGAGGATCATCAAGAAGGACCGGCGGGGCATCTTCCATTGCACCGGGGCCGACTCGATAGATCGGCTGGGTTTGGCGGTGGCGACCGCAGAAGCGTTCGATCTCGACTCCAGCTTGATTACAGCCGGACCTGCCGACTTCAGTGCCACCGGCCCTGCACCGATTCCGATCGACACGAGCCTCGATGCGACCGCCACGGGCACTGCGTTGGCCTATGAGCTTCCCGGTCTCGATCGATTGCTGGCCGCGTTCCGACACGAGATTGATCGCGGCGAATTGATGCCGGTCTAA